One stretch of Halobaculum marinum DNA includes these proteins:
- a CDS encoding lactate racemase domain-containing protein, with protein MSDDEYDLPFGAGTLTVSLPDCEVDVAVPAGGEPVDPRAAAEAALDDPHGPPIDEIVDAGDDVCLVVTDVTRATPDEALVAAMVERLPVERDRITIVLGLGLHRPMTDDEIEAGLGEFADLARNHDPDATVEVGTVDGVSIRVNPSVADADTVLATGMVEPHQYAGFSGGAKTVVIGAGAEPVIRHTHGPDLLAEPGVRLGRIDDNPFREFIDRAGDLAGPDFCVNVTHGPAGILGAAAGDPRAVVRDLAETAREALSVTVTGEYDAVLGGVAAPKDANLYQTSRAATYVLLGANNPVRAGGRVVLPARLPEGAGEGRGEKRFYDRLSSGASADAVFEEMREGYEPGAQRAFVLARALRDHEVWITNSEHPEVVEDCLMHAADSPEEAIEPGSRVLVVPDALSTLLV; from the coding sequence ATGAGCGACGACGAGTACGACCTCCCGTTCGGCGCGGGAACCCTGACGGTGTCCCTGCCGGACTGCGAGGTCGACGTGGCCGTCCCGGCGGGCGGCGAACCGGTCGACCCGCGCGCGGCCGCCGAGGCAGCCCTCGACGACCCGCACGGCCCCCCGATCGACGAGATCGTCGACGCTGGCGACGACGTGTGTCTCGTCGTCACGGACGTGACGCGCGCCACCCCCGACGAGGCGCTCGTGGCCGCGATGGTCGAGCGACTCCCCGTCGAACGCGACCGGATCACCATCGTCCTCGGTCTGGGCTTGCACCGCCCGATGACCGACGACGAGATCGAAGCCGGCCTCGGCGAGTTCGCCGACCTCGCACGGAACCACGACCCCGACGCGACCGTCGAGGTGGGGACGGTCGACGGCGTCTCCATCCGCGTGAACCCCTCGGTCGCCGACGCAGACACCGTCCTCGCGACTGGCATGGTCGAACCGCACCAGTACGCCGGGTTCTCCGGCGGCGCGAAGACCGTCGTCATCGGCGCGGGCGCAGAGCCGGTGATCCGCCACACGCACGGCCCCGACCTCCTCGCAGAGCCGGGCGTCAGACTGGGCCGCATCGACGACAACCCGTTCCGGGAGTTCATCGACCGCGCCGGCGACCTCGCGGGACCGGACTTCTGCGTCAACGTCACCCACGGGCCAGCGGGCATCCTCGGCGCCGCCGCCGGCGACCCGCGCGCCGTGGTCCGTGACCTCGCCGAGACGGCGCGCGAGGCGCTGTCGGTGACGGTGACCGGGGAGTACGACGCGGTGCTCGGCGGTGTCGCGGCGCCGAAAGACGCGAACCTCTACCAGACGAGTCGCGCGGCCACGTACGTCCTCCTCGGCGCGAACAACCCCGTGCGTGCGGGCGGACGGGTCGTGCTCCCGGCGCGACTCCCCGAGGGCGCCGGGGAGGGGAGAGGCGAGAAGCGCTTCTACGACCGCCTGTCGTCGGGCGCGTCCGCCGACGCCGTGTTCGAAGAGATGCGCGAGGGGTACGAACCGGGCGCCCAGCGGGCGTTCGTCCTCGCACGGGCGCTTCGCGATCACGAGGTGTGGATCACGAACAGCGAGCACCCCGAGGTCGTCGAGGACTGCCTCATGCACGCCGCCGACTCACCCGAGGAGGCGATCGAACCCGGGAGCCGGGTGTTGGTCGTCCCCGACGCGCTGAGCACGCTCCTCGTGTGA
- a CDS encoding PH domain-containing protein encodes MVRLHPLSAAVSALRSGGQLAVFALFASTAFGGMSGGFDPAALALAPVAFLVGAGVAGIRWYRFEYEVLPEHLVVRSGVLSRQEREIPLHRIQNVDVRRSVLQRALGLATVRVETAGGGATEATLDAVAVDTAERLREDLGASGRAARAARQAGEAPGEGATERGDVTSGRAVSTEDRETLYELTGRRFATLCAVSFRPGAVLAPFVGASIFDDVIVDGVRLLVRAGIVDVDVGPADVPSLGMADLLYLGTLAVGSFLLVVWVVSAVLTFVRYYGFRLERVGDELRYERGLLGRYSGTVPLSKVQTVTVSENVAMRRLGYASLTVDTAGSSPGSNGDDGGAETAVPLDTRERVVALADDLRATLEGDATTWTTEADLDDAFGDTVVERPPRRARRRYVARYALTALAVTAVAVGVDRFAFGLPSYLPYLPLVGVLLAPLAGHLTWANRGYATVDDGFVTRTGVLRRHTRLVPYFRLQTVFVSRTPFQRRRDLASVVGDSASSSRLMGGDATAHDIDAAEADALREELLDRLRSNLSTRRRRAALRRGRIAAERAATHAAAGTDDTTDTTDTTDTTEESTAGNGQAADERTGDRTFEWADPVVTESNGSAAGERRDGDDGDDAEGRGGASDS; translated from the coding sequence ATGGTCCGTCTCCACCCGCTGTCGGCGGCCGTGAGCGCCCTCCGCTCGGGGGGCCAACTCGCCGTGTTCGCGCTGTTCGCGAGCACGGCGTTCGGCGGGATGAGCGGCGGGTTCGACCCGGCGGCGCTCGCGCTCGCCCCCGTCGCCTTCCTCGTCGGCGCCGGGGTGGCGGGCATCCGCTGGTACCGCTTCGAGTACGAGGTGCTCCCGGAGCACCTGGTGGTGCGTTCGGGTGTCCTCTCGCGACAGGAGCGTGAGATCCCGCTCCACCGCATCCAGAACGTCGACGTGCGCCGCAGCGTCCTCCAGCGGGCGCTCGGACTGGCGACGGTGCGTGTGGAGACGGCTGGCGGCGGCGCGACCGAGGCGACGTTGGACGCCGTCGCCGTCGACACCGCAGAACGACTGCGCGAAGACCTCGGCGCCAGCGGCCGGGCCGCACGCGCGGCCCGACAGGCTGGCGAGGCACCCGGCGAGGGCGCGACCGAGCGCGGCGACGTGACCAGCGGCCGAGCGGTCTCCACCGAGGACCGCGAGACGCTGTACGAACTCACCGGCCGGCGCTTCGCGACGCTGTGTGCGGTGTCGTTCCGGCCCGGCGCAGTGCTCGCGCCGTTCGTCGGTGCGAGCATCTTCGACGACGTGATCGTCGACGGCGTCCGACTGCTCGTGCGCGCCGGCATCGTTGACGTGGACGTGGGCCCGGCGGACGTGCCCTCACTCGGGATGGCCGACCTGCTGTACCTCGGTACCCTCGCCGTCGGGTCGTTCCTGCTCGTCGTGTGGGTGGTGAGCGCCGTGTTGACGTTCGTGCGCTACTACGGCTTCCGGCTGGAACGCGTCGGCGACGAGTTGCGCTACGAGCGTGGCCTGCTCGGTCGCTACAGCGGCACCGTCCCGCTGTCGAAGGTGCAGACGGTCACCGTGTCCGAGAACGTCGCGATGCGCCGTCTCGGCTACGCGAGCCTCACCGTCGACACCGCCGGTTCCTCCCCCGGGTCGAACGGTGACGACGGCGGTGCCGAGACGGCTGTGCCGCTCGACACCCGCGAGCGAGTCGTCGCGCTCGCGGACGACCTCCGGGCGACGCTGGAGGGCGACGCCACGACGTGGACGACGGAGGCGGACCTCGACGACGCGTTCGGCGATACGGTCGTCGAGCGACCGCCCCGGCGCGCACGGCGTCGCTACGTCGCTCGCTACGCGCTGACGGCGCTGGCGGTCACCGCGGTCGCCGTCGGCGTCGACCGCTTCGCGTTCGGCCTCCCGTCGTACCTCCCGTACCTCCCGCTCGTGGGCGTCCTCCTCGCCCCGCTCGCGGGGCACCTGACGTGGGCGAACCGCGGCTACGCGACCGTCGACGACGGCTTCGTCACCCGGACGGGGGTGCTCCGCCGTCACACCCGACTGGTGCCGTACTTCCGGCTCCAGACGGTGTTCGTCTCGCGCACGCCGTTCCAGCGCCGGCGGGACCTCGCGTCGGTCGTCGGCGACTCGGCGTCGTCCTCCCGACTGATGGGCGGCGACGCTACCGCCCACGACATCGACGCCGCCGAGGCGGACGCGCTCCGCGAGGAGTTGCTCGACCGACTCCGGTCGAATCTGTCCACCCGGCGGCGTCGCGCGGCCCTGCGCCGCGGGCGGATAGCCGCTGAGCGGGCGGCGACCCATGCGGCCGCCGGCACAGACGACACCACCGACACCACCGACACCACCGACACCACCGAGGAGTCGACCGCGGGGAACGGACAGGCAGCGGACGAGCGCACCGGCGACCGGACGTTCGAGTGGGCCGACCCCGTCGTGACGGAGTCCAACGGCTCCGCGGCGGGTGAGCGTCGAGACGGAGACGACGGCGACGACGCCGAGGGGCGCGGTGGGGCGTCGGACAGCTAA
- a CDS encoding isopentenyl phosphate kinase, whose amino-acid sequence MTTVLKLGGSVITEKDRPETLDGETLAALAAAVAAADVDDLVIVHGGGSFGHHHAAEHGVSTTEGIHDVRGVMDVHGAMTTLNRFVLSRLHAEDVPAVPVHPFSTAKRDADGELTLMTEQVATMVDEGFVPVLHGDGVVHAGEGVTVLSGDELVTELATALDADRVGLCSTVPGVLDDDDAVIPHIDDFDAVADVLGVSDATDVTGGMAAKVRELLALGSPAYVFGPEAVAGFLAGDDVGTRIG is encoded by the coding sequence ATGACGACCGTACTCAAACTCGGCGGCTCGGTGATCACCGAGAAGGACCGCCCGGAGACGCTCGACGGGGAGACGCTCGCGGCGCTGGCGGCGGCGGTCGCGGCGGCCGACGTCGACGACCTCGTGATCGTCCACGGCGGCGGGTCGTTCGGCCACCACCACGCCGCAGAACACGGTGTGAGCACGACCGAAGGCATCCACGACGTGCGCGGCGTGATGGACGTCCACGGCGCGATGACGACGCTCAACCGCTTCGTGCTCTCGCGACTCCACGCCGAGGACGTGCCCGCGGTGCCGGTCCACCCGTTCTCTACGGCGAAACGGGACGCCGACGGCGAGTTGACGCTGATGACCGAACAGGTTGCCACGATGGTCGACGAGGGGTTCGTCCCCGTCCTCCACGGCGACGGCGTCGTCCACGCGGGCGAGGGGGTCACCGTCCTCTCGGGCGACGAGTTGGTGACGGAACTGGCGACCGCGCTCGACGCCGACCGCGTCGGCCTCTGCTCGACGGTGCCGGGCGTGCTCGACGACGACGACGCGGTGATCCCCCACATCGACGACTTCGACGCCGTCGCCGACGTGCTCGGCGTCAGCGACGCGACCGACGTGACTGGCGGTATGGCCGCCAAGGTGCGGGAACTGCTGGCGCTGGGTTCGCCGGCGTACGTGTTCGGCCCCGAGGCGGTCGCGGGCTTCCTCGCCGGCGACGACGTGGGCACGCGGATCGGGTAG
- a CDS encoding ATP-dependent helicase: MTEGRDLLAATDAEYDFDPATVDIADADVLDRLEPSVREWWVEEFGAFVGGNGGFFTPPQREAIPLIDEGENALVCSPTGSGKTLSAFTAILNDLFRREREQAEGLDNAVYCLYVSPLKSLANDITRNLAEPIAGISENLADRGHETAVRQAIRHGDTPDSERRKMLEETPHVLNTTPETLAILLNSPKFKEKLRSVEYVVVDEIHSLAENKRGTHLAVSLERLERMCESSPTRIGCSATVEPLTTMAEFLVGGEPRSGSGSASGERSDPRDGEYDSEAGAGDWEPREYEIVDTRFVREFDLRLECPTDDLIDTPRDVVNERFYDRLHELIDGHENTLVFTNTRSGAERVLTNLRERFGYDDTDSGCHHGSMSKEHREAIEEQLKSGDVDVVTTSTSLELGIDMPHIDLVVQVGSPKSVASLLQRVGRAGHQLGQTVEGRVIALDRDELVECAVMLQKAEEGFVDRVFVPENAQDVAAQQVYGMAINSVKREADVLDTLRSAYPYRNYTDADWEQLMRYLTAGYEGMEEKNVYAKVWRDTNDAPDGEFHYEEFDVGEPLIGKRGRMARVIYMTNLGTIPDSFTIDVFVRGSDEWVGQLDEEYLDTLEKGDVFQLGGATYQFSYRRGSKVYVDPSSDRPTVPSWFSERLPLSYDLGREILDFQGEVLDRLSSGGPATARRWLRGLPLDENSVRAITRMFDEQRRYLGSEGVSTHDRLVVEQVLDRAEYRRHYHVHSNYGREFNDGLSRLVAYRCSRRANTNVQVAVADNGFTVSMPLNRKVDVADVLADIDPDDVYPDLRAALQGTDLLKRYFRINATRSLMILKRYKGYEKSAAQQQVSSEMLISFAEGLDSFAVLEETYREIVEDKLNVAGLREVLAAVQAGDLAVVEHEVDTPSPRAFGLATLMASDVVLAEDEDAVLAEFHARVMEAVGDDASRGVLADATDPTGAE, encoded by the coding sequence ATGACCGAGGGTCGGGACCTGCTCGCGGCGACGGACGCCGAGTACGACTTCGACCCCGCGACCGTCGACATCGCCGACGCCGACGTGCTCGACCGCCTCGAACCCAGCGTGCGCGAGTGGTGGGTCGAGGAGTTCGGCGCGTTCGTCGGCGGCAACGGCGGCTTCTTCACGCCACCGCAGCGCGAAGCGATCCCGCTCATCGACGAAGGGGAGAACGCGCTCGTCTGTTCGCCGACGGGGTCGGGGAAGACCCTCTCGGCGTTCACCGCGATCCTCAACGACCTGTTCCGCCGCGAGCGCGAACAGGCGGAGGGCCTCGACAACGCCGTCTATTGTCTGTACGTCTCCCCGCTGAAGTCGCTCGCCAACGACATCACCCGCAACCTCGCGGAGCCGATCGCTGGCATCTCGGAGAACCTCGCCGACCGGGGGCACGAGACGGCTGTGCGGCAGGCGATCCGCCACGGCGACACGCCCGACAGCGAGCGCCGGAAGATGCTGGAGGAGACGCCGCACGTCCTCAACACGACGCCGGAGACGCTCGCGATCCTGCTCAACTCCCCGAAGTTCAAGGAGAAACTCCGCTCCGTCGAGTACGTCGTCGTCGACGAGATCCACTCGCTGGCGGAGAACAAGCGCGGCACCCACCTGGCGGTGTCGCTGGAGCGGCTCGAACGCATGTGCGAGTCGTCGCCGACGCGGATCGGCTGTTCGGCGACCGTCGAGCCGCTCACGACGATGGCCGAGTTCCTCGTCGGCGGCGAGCCGCGGAGCGGCTCGGGATCGGCGAGCGGGGAGCGAAGCGACCCGCGAGACGGCGAGTACGACTCCGAGGCTGGCGCCGGCGACTGGGAGCCGCGCGAGTACGAGATAGTCGACACCCGCTTCGTCCGCGAGTTCGACCTCCGGCTGGAGTGCCCGACGGACGACCTGATCGACACGCCACGGGACGTGGTGAACGAGCGCTTCTACGACCGCCTCCACGAGTTGATCGACGGCCACGAGAACACGCTCGTGTTCACGAACACCCGGTCGGGCGCCGAGCGGGTGCTGACGAACCTCCGCGAGCGCTTCGGCTACGACGACACCGACTCCGGCTGTCACCACGGGTCGATGTCGAAGGAGCACCGCGAGGCGATCGAAGAGCAACTGAAGTCGGGCGACGTGGACGTGGTGACGACCTCGACCTCGCTGGAACTGGGCATCGACATGCCCCACATCGACCTCGTCGTGCAGGTCGGGTCGCCGAAGTCGGTCGCCTCACTCCTCCAGCGCGTCGGCCGTGCGGGCCACCAACTCGGCCAGACCGTCGAGGGGCGGGTGATCGCGCTCGACCGCGACGAGTTAGTGGAGTGTGCGGTGATGCTCCAGAAGGCCGAAGAGGGGTTCGTCGACCGCGTGTTCGTCCCCGAGAACGCCCAGGACGTCGCCGCCCAACAGGTGTACGGGATGGCGATCAACTCGGTGAAGCGGGAGGCCGACGTACTCGACACGCTCCGGTCTGCGTACCCGTACCGGAACTACACCGACGCCGACTGGGAACAGCTCATGCGCTATCTCACGGCCGGCTACGAGGGGATGGAGGAGAAGAACGTGTACGCGAAGGTGTGGCGCGACACGAACGACGCCCCCGACGGCGAGTTCCACTACGAGGAGTTCGACGTCGGCGAACCGCTGATCGGCAAGCGCGGGCGGATGGCGCGCGTCATCTACATGACGAACCTCGGCACCATCCCCGACTCGTTCACCATCGACGTGTTCGTGCGCGGCAGCGACGAGTGGGTCGGCCAACTCGACGAGGAGTACCTGGACACGCTGGAGAAGGGCGACGTGTTCCAGTTGGGCGGCGCCACCTACCAGTTCAGCTACCGCCGCGGGTCGAAGGTGTACGTCGACCCCTCGAGCGACCGCCCCACCGTCCCCTCGTGGTTCTCCGAGCGCCTCCCGCTTAGCTACGATCTGGGCCGGGAGATACTCGACTTCCAGGGCGAGGTGCTCGACCGACTGTCGAGCGGCGGCCCCGCGACCGCGCGGCGGTGGCTCCGCGGCCTCCCGCTCGACGAGAACTCCGTGCGCGCTATCACGCGGATGTTCGACGAACAGCGGCGCTACCTCGGGTCCGAGGGCGTCTCCACCCACGACCGACTCGTCGTCGAGCAGGTGCTCGACCGCGCGGAGTACCGCCGGCACTACCACGTCCACAGCAACTACGGCCGGGAGTTCAACGACGGCCTGTCGCGGCTGGTCGCGTACCGCTGCTCGCGGCGGGCGAACACGAACGTCCAGGTTGCGGTCGCCGACAACGGCTTCACCGTCTCGATGCCGCTGAACCGGAAGGTGGACGTAGCGGACGTGCTCGCCGACATCGACCCCGACGACGTGTACCCGGACCTGCGGGCGGCGCTCCAGGGGACCGACCTGTTGAAGCGCTACTTCCGGATCAACGCGACGCGGTCGCTGATGATCCTCAAGCGCTACAAGGGGTACGAGAAGTCCGCCGCCCAACAGCAGGTGTCCTCGGAGATGCTCATCTCCTTCGCCGAGGGCCTCGACTCCTTCGCCGTGTTGGAGGAGACGTACCGCGAGATCGTGGAGGACAAACTGAACGTCGCCGGACTCCGCGAGGTGCTCGCGGCGGTGCAGGCGGGCGACCTCGCGGTGGTCGAACACGAGGTGGACACGCCGTCGCCACGGGCGTTCGGCTTGGCGACGCTGATGGCCAGCGACGTGGTGCTCGCCGAGGACGAGGACGCCGTGCTCGCGGAGTTCCACGCCCGCGTGATGGAGGCGGTCGGCGACGACGCCAGTCGTGGTGTGCTCGCGGACGCGACGGACCCGACCGGAGCCGAGTAA
- a CDS encoding PH domain-containing protein has product MESLNPRVRLAWLLGAFVPGAIIVGVGVVAVRIGAPVPLAAAVGVATLVVALGLVAAVYRYRVWRFEVRDDSLYIVRGVFTRVDTSVPYVRVQHVDTRRGPLERTLGLASVVVYTAGSRGADITIPGLTPTRAGELRERLRELATESEFDAV; this is encoded by the coding sequence ATGGAGTCGCTCAACCCCCGCGTCCGCCTCGCGTGGCTGCTGGGGGCGTTCGTCCCGGGCGCGATCATCGTGGGCGTCGGCGTCGTCGCCGTCCGGATCGGCGCGCCGGTGCCGCTCGCCGCCGCGGTCGGCGTCGCGACGCTCGTCGTGGCGCTCGGACTGGTCGCCGCCGTCTACCGCTACCGCGTCTGGCGCTTCGAGGTGCGCGACGACTCGCTGTACATCGTCCGCGGCGTCTTCACCCGCGTCGACACCTCCGTCCCGTACGTCAGGGTCCAACACGTCGACACTCGCCGCGGGCCCCTGGAGCGCACGCTCGGACTGGCGTCGGTCGTCGTGTACACCGCAGGGTCGCGCGGCGCCGACATCACGATCCCCGGCCTCACCCCCACGCGGGCCGGTGAACTGCGCGAGCGACTGCGCGAACTCGCGACGGAGTCGGAGTTCGACGCGGTCTGA
- a CDS encoding MBL fold metallo-hydrolase has protein sequence MRVTFLGTGSAMPVADRVQTGLLVEAAPGDRRPLLVDCGAGILHRLSQTDPGYEAVSTVLLTHHHLDHVADLLPLLKARWLAGEERLTVVGPAGTKALIDDLLSVGEFEYLDGRVDVSVREVHPETTFSVAGLDVEAYETRHSKPCLAYRFADRGADDDGDLAEGTDGGDSEDDATGGDFVFSGDSEAFAGLANFADGARVLAHDCSFPDEVDVDNHPTPTQLGEALAGVDVDRVYLTHLYPHTEGEHEAMIESVRRHFDGDVRVARDGLRFEL, from the coding sequence ATGCGCGTCACGTTCCTCGGAACCGGGTCGGCGATGCCCGTCGCCGACCGCGTCCAGACCGGCCTGCTCGTCGAGGCCGCCCCGGGCGACCGACGCCCCCTGCTGGTCGACTGCGGCGCGGGGATCCTCCACCGCCTCTCCCAGACCGACCCCGGCTACGAGGCCGTCTCGACGGTCCTGCTCACGCACCACCACCTCGACCACGTCGCCGACCTCCTCCCGCTGTTGAAGGCGCGGTGGCTCGCGGGGGAAGAACGGCTCACCGTCGTCGGCCCCGCCGGGACGAAGGCGCTGATCGACGACCTGCTGTCGGTCGGGGAGTTCGAGTACCTCGACGGTCGCGTCGACGTGAGCGTCCGCGAGGTCCACCCCGAGACGACGTTCTCGGTGGCCGGCCTCGACGTGGAGGCATACGAGACGCGCCACTCGAAGCCGTGTCTCGCCTACCGGTTCGCCGACCGTGGGGCAGACGACGACGGCGACCTCGCGGAGGGCACCGACGGCGGCGACAGCGAGGACGACGCCACCGGCGGCGACTTCGTGTTCTCGGGCGACTCCGAGGCGTTCGCAGGGCTGGCGAACTTCGCCGACGGCGCCCGCGTGCTCGCCCACGACTGCTCGTTCCCCGACGAGGTGGACGTGGACAACCACCCGACGCCGACGCAGTTAGGGGAGGCCCTCGCGGGCGTCGACGTCGACCGGGTGTACCTCACGCACCTGTACCCACACACCGAAGGCGAGCACGAGGCGATGATCGAGTCGGTGCGGCGCCACTTCGACGGCGACGTGCGCGTCGCTCGCGACGGCCTCCGGTTCGAACTGTGA
- a CDS encoding DMT family transporter, with the protein MNRDAGGFLALAALWGTAFVATKAALADFPPVLLAALRFDVAAATLLVVAVASGRRLRPAGVGDLAPILAGGAFSIGLHHALLFTGQQYVSSAVAATLLGLIPVLTPVAARGLRPDDRIDAVGAVGLLVGFGGLVLIADPDPERVRALVALLDGGSTSAESVGSGAALGTLFVFGSAVAWVAGAVTTREDDATLGPLALQAWMAAVGALLLHVAAGALGQNPLAIDPSRAGIAWLLYLAVVPGAGGFLLYFRLLDRLGPIRAGLLEYAIPPFAALFGFLVLGETLAGRTIQGFACVLVAFVLVQREPIRAALRRRFD; encoded by the coding sequence GTGAACCGCGACGCCGGCGGGTTCCTCGCGCTCGCGGCGCTGTGGGGGACCGCGTTCGTCGCGACCAAAGCGGCGCTCGCCGACTTTCCACCCGTCCTGTTGGCGGCGCTCCGATTCGACGTCGCCGCGGCGACGCTCCTCGTCGTCGCGGTCGCGTCCGGTCGCCGACTCCGACCGGCGGGGGTGGGCGACCTCGCGCCCATCCTCGCGGGCGGGGCGTTCTCCATCGGTCTCCACCACGCGCTGTTGTTCACCGGCCAGCAGTACGTCTCCAGCGCCGTCGCCGCCACGCTCCTCGGTCTGATCCCCGTGCTCACGCCCGTCGCCGCTCGCGGGCTCCGCCCCGACGACCGAATCGACGCCGTCGGCGCGGTGGGGCTCCTGGTCGGGTTCGGTGGGCTGGTGCTCATCGCCGACCCGGACCCGGAGCGGGTCCGCGCACTGGTCGCACTCCTCGACGGTGGGTCGACCTCCGCCGAATCGGTCGGTTCCGGCGCCGCGCTCGGGACGCTGTTCGTGTTCGGCTCCGCCGTCGCGTGGGTCGCCGGCGCGGTCACGACGCGAGAGGACGACGCGACGCTCGGCCCGCTCGCGCTCCAAGCGTGGATGGCCGCGGTCGGCGCCCTCCTGCTCCACGTCGCCGCCGGCGCCCTCGGACAGAATCCGCTCGCTATCGACCCCTCCCGAGCGGGCATCGCGTGGTTGCTGTACCTCGCGGTGGTCCCCGGCGCAGGCGGCTTCCTGCTGTACTTCCGCCTGCTCGACCGCCTCGGCCCGATCCGCGCGGGACTGTTGGAGTACGCCATCCCGCCGTTTGCGGCGCTGTTTGGCTTCCTCGTGCTCGGGGAGACACTCGCCGGGCGGACGATACAGGGGTTCGCGTGTGTCCTCGTGGCGTTCGTGCTCGTCCAGCGTGAGCCGATTCGGGCGGCGCTGCGCCGGCGATTCGACTGA